The Deinococcus puniceus genome segment ATGGCCCAGAAGTACCTCGGCACCGATGAAATTACCCTCTGCACCTTTGGCGACGGCGCAACCAGCGAGGGCGACTGGCACGCGGGCCTGAACATGGCGGGCGCGGCCAAAGCTCCGGCGTTGTTCGTGTGCGAGAACAACCAGTGGGCCATCAGCACCAATTTGGCCGCCCAGACCGCCAGCCCGAACATTCACATCAAGGCCAAGGCCTACGGGATGCCGGGGTTTTATGTCGACGGGAACGACATCGTGGCCGTCATGGAAGTCTGCGGCTACGCTGCCGAGTGGGTGCGTGCAGGCAACGGCCCCGCGCTGGTGGAGTGCCTGACCTACCGCGTGGGTTCTCACAGCAATGCTGATGCCGACGCCGAAAAGAACTACCGCACCCGCGACGAAGTGAATTCTTGGTTGGCCCGCGACCCGATTGCCCGCGTAGAAGGACTGCTGGCGCACTTGGGCCACCCGGTCGATGCCGAAGAACGCGCTGACCTGATTTCGGCGGTTCACCGGGCCGTGGACGCCGATGTACTGAAGGCCGAAGCCACCGGGCAACCCGACTGGCGCATCATGTTCGAGGACGTGTACGCCGACACGCCGCCCCATCTGCGCGAGCAGGCCGCCTTCGTGCGGGCCGAGATGGAGGGCCAAAAATGACGGCTACCCAAGAGCGACCAACTGGGGCGGGGGAGACCCGCATCCTCACCCTTATTCAGGCCGTGACCGAAGCCATGCGCGAAGAATTGGCCCGTGACGAGCGCGTGGTGGTGTTCGGAGAAGATGTGGGCGCACGCGGCGGTGTGTTCCTCGCCACTGCCGGGTTGCAAGCCGAATTTGGCCCGCGCCGGGTGTTCGATACGCCCCTGTCGGAAGCCAGCGTGGTGGGCGCGGCAGTGGGCATGGCTGTGCGTGGCCTGCGTCCGATTGCCGAAATTCAGTTTGCCGACTACATGGGGCCGGGCTTCGACCAGATCATCAGTCAGGCGGCCAAAATCCGCTACCGTAGCGGCGGACAATTTACCGCGCCCATGATTATTCGCACGCCCAGCGGCGGCGGCGTGAAGGGCGGGCACCATCACAGCCAGAGTCCCGAAAGCTACTTCACGCACACGCCGGGGCTGAAAGTGGTGATGCCCAGCACGCCCTACGACGCCAAAGGCCTGCTGAAAGCCGCCATTCGTGGGGAAGACCCGGTGATTTATTTTGAACCCAAGCGCCTGTACCGCGCGGCCAAAGGGGAAGTGCCCAGCCACGACTACACCGTCAAAATTGGCGAGGGTGCCATTCGGCGGGAAGGCACCGATCTGACGCTGGTGGGCTACGGCGGCGTGATGCCCGACGCGGAACGGGCCGCCGCCGCGTTGGCCGCAGAGGGCGTGAGCGTGGAAGTCATCGATCTGCGGAGCCTAGTGCCTTGGGATAGGGAACTCGTCCTCAGCAGCGTGCAAAAAACGGGCCGCGCCGTGCTGGTCAGCGAGGCCCCGCGCATCAGTAACTTTATGGGCGAGGTGGCCTACGTCATTCAGGAGCAGGCCTTCGACTCGCTCTTGGCTCCGGTGGGCCAAGTCGCGGGTTTCGATACGCCTTATCCCTACGTGCAGGACAAGGTGTATCTGCCGGGGCCAAACCGCATCACGGCGGCCTGCGTGAAGGCGCTGAACTATTAGGCTTTGGATTATTAGTCTTTATGCTGGGGGCCATGAATCCCAACTTTCTGCGTCCCTTCCTCGGCACCATCGGCCTGCTGATCGGCTTTGGCCTGTATTCGCAGGCAGGCCGACTCCCCGAACCGTGGCAAAGCCTGTGCATCGGCGCGATGTTCGTGCTGCTCGGCGTGGCGGCGTGGGTGTACGCGGCGGGCGAACGGTGGATTCAGGTCTTGGGCGTGATCCTGATGGGGTACGGCCTGCTTCGGGCCTTCCTTCTCAGATAAACGTCCTGTGCTGAACACAATTTATCTGGGGCTGGGTCTGTTCCCACAGCCTCCCCCCACAACCGAGGTTCCTTATGAAAGAAGTGCTGCTGCCCGAACTCGCTGAAAGCGTCGTAGAAGGCGAAATTCTGAAATGGCTGGTACAGGAAGGCGACATGATCGCGCTGGAACAGCCCCTTTGCGAAGTCATGACCGATAAAGTGACCGTGGAACTGCCCAGCCCCGTCGCCGGACGCCTTGCCAAACGCTTGGCGCAGGAAGGCGACGTGGTGGCCGTCCACGCGGCCATTGCCCTGATCGATGAGAGCGGCGCGGAGAGTGCGGCAGGCGGGGCAGGGGAGAGCGTGGCCCCGATTCAGGCCATTCAGGACAGCGTTCAAAACCCTGCCACCACAGCCGAGCATCTGCCCCCGCAAGCGCAGGAAGAACGCTCGATTGTAGAAGCGGGCCATATTCCGGCCAAAGCCGACGACGACACCAGCCTCTTTAAAGCCTTTGCCAGCGACGAAACGGTGAAGGTGCAGGGTTTAGGAAACGCTGGCCGCACTGCCGTTCTGACAGCCCCGGCCCCCGCTCAGCCCGCCGTGCAGACCCGCGAAGATGGCCGCGTTCTGGCTGTTCCCGCCGCCCGCCAACTGGCACGGGAACTGGGCGTAGACGTGGCGCAGGTGCAGGGCAGCGGCCCCAACGGGCGGGTGCGCGTGCAGGACGTGACGGCGCATGTGGAGCGGGTCAAAGCGCCAGCAGCACAGTCGCCAGTGGCACAGGCTCCAGCCGCTCAAGCTCAACCCGCCCAGTCTGCCGCCCCCGCTCCGGCCCCTCAACCTCAAGCGCCCGCCAAGCCCGCCCCAACCAATACCGGCGGAATGCCTGTCGCCCCCGTGCAGTACCGCACGCCCAAAGGCTACGAACATCTGGAAGACCGCGTGCCACTGCGCGGAATGCGCCGGGCCATCAGCAACCAGATGCAGGCCAGCCACCTCTACACTGTCCGGACGCTCACCGTGGATGAGGTCAACCTGACCAAGCTCGTGACCTTCCGTGACCGCGTGAAGGAAGAGGCGAAAGAGGCGGGCGTGCG includes the following:
- a CDS encoding dihydrolipoamide acetyltransferase family protein, with amino-acid sequence MKEVLLPELAESVVEGEILKWLVQEGDMIALEQPLCEVMTDKVTVELPSPVAGRLAKRLAQEGDVVAVHAAIALIDESGAESAAGGAGESVAPIQAIQDSVQNPATTAEHLPPQAQEERSIVEAGHIPAKADDDTSLFKAFASDETVKVQGLGNAGRTAVLTAPAPAQPAVQTREDGRVLAVPAARQLARELGVDVAQVQGSGPNGRVRVQDVTAHVERVKAPAAQSPVAQAPAAQAQPAQSAAPAPAPQPQAPAKPAPTNTGGMPVAPVQYRTPKGYEHLEDRVPLRGMRRAISNQMQASHLYTVRTLTVDEVNLTKLVTFRDRVKEEAKEAGVRLSYMPFFFKAVAVALRKYPSLNTSFDEATGEIVQKRYYHMGMAVATDAGLTVPVLRDVNHKSVFDLAREVIDLAGRAQNGKLSADELTGSSFSITNIGSIGALFSFPIINVPDAAILGVHSIVKRPIVNEHDEIVVAHMMYLSLSFDHRLVDGAEAARFCKEVIRLLENPDRLMLEGM
- a CDS encoding alpha-ketoacid dehydrogenase subunit beta, with the translated sequence MTATQERPTGAGETRILTLIQAVTEAMREELARDERVVVFGEDVGARGGVFLATAGLQAEFGPRRVFDTPLSEASVVGAAVGMAVRGLRPIAEIQFADYMGPGFDQIISQAAKIRYRSGGQFTAPMIIRTPSGGGVKGGHHHSQSPESYFTHTPGLKVVMPSTPYDAKGLLKAAIRGEDPVIYFEPKRLYRAAKGEVPSHDYTVKIGEGAIRREGTDLTLVGYGGVMPDAERAAAALAAEGVSVEVIDLRSLVPWDRELVLSSVQKTGRAVLVSEAPRISNFMGEVAYVIQEQAFDSLLAPVGQVAGFDTPYPYVQDKVYLPGPNRITAACVKALNY
- a CDS encoding thiamine pyrophosphate-dependent dehydrogenase E1 component subunit alpha gives rise to the protein MMTASPSSPTTLPLASPIEPFSPEPLRWVAEDGRPVRDLPARYTPELLRELHREMVRAREFDRKLVTLLRQGRTTFYAQSSGMEATQVGLARSIRVGHDWVWPYYRDHTLGLAMGVPMIDLISQCLGTNSDLCKGRQMPHHFGSASKNFVSISSSIASQVPPAAGNAMAQKYLGTDEITLCTFGDGATSEGDWHAGLNMAGAAKAPALFVCENNQWAISTNLAAQTASPNIHIKAKAYGMPGFYVDGNDIVAVMEVCGYAAEWVRAGNGPALVECLTYRVGSHSNADADAEKNYRTRDEVNSWLARDPIARVEGLLAHLGHPVDAEERADLISAVHRAVDADVLKAEATGQPDWRIMFEDVYADTPPHLREQAAFVRAEMEGQK